A genome region from Marinobacter panjinensis includes the following:
- a CDS encoding 2-keto-4-pentenoate hydratase: MLAAPELQEIAFQIRAAQIEVQQIEPFTSRIPAFDLPSAYAVAQLNHNARLSEGAVPVGRKIGFTNPDMWAIYGVQEPIWAYVYDQTVTRLPMTGGTCSVGRFTEPMIEPEIVFHFRSAPPVGADLSALLASIDWVAHAFEIVQSHYPGWKFQAADTVADCSLHGTLLLGKPVPIDQLASDPVAALESFSVELSCNGEVREVGNGANVLGSPLMALVHLIQVLSKQPECLPLQANEIVTTGTITTAQAVRSGESWQTKVQGIALPNLAVDFLP; encoded by the coding sequence ATGCTCGCTGCTCCGGAACTTCAAGAAATCGCCTTTCAGATACGAGCCGCACAGATCGAAGTGCAACAGATCGAGCCATTTACTTCGCGTATACCCGCATTTGACCTGCCGTCGGCCTACGCTGTGGCTCAACTCAATCATAATGCTCGCTTGTCGGAGGGCGCCGTGCCCGTAGGCCGAAAAATCGGCTTTACGAACCCCGACATGTGGGCCATCTATGGTGTCCAAGAGCCGATCTGGGCCTACGTATACGATCAGACGGTCACCCGCTTGCCGATGACCGGTGGCACTTGCAGTGTCGGCAGGTTTACCGAGCCGATGATTGAGCCTGAGATTGTCTTCCACTTTCGCTCGGCGCCACCTGTCGGCGCTGACCTCTCCGCGCTACTTGCGTCCATTGACTGGGTCGCTCACGCCTTCGAGATAGTACAGTCCCACTACCCGGGCTGGAAATTTCAGGCTGCAGACACCGTCGCCGATTGTTCATTGCACGGCACGCTGCTGCTGGGCAAACCAGTGCCCATCGACCAACTCGCTTCCGATCCAGTTGCCGCTCTCGAATCGTTCTCCGTCGAGCTTTCATGCAACGGGGAAGTTCGGGAGGTCGGTAATGGCGCCAACGTGCTGGGTAGCCCGCTGATGGCTTTGGTGCACTTAATTCAGGTGCTTTCAAAGCAGCCGGAATGTTTGCCACTGCAAGCCAATGAGATCGTAACGACTGGCACCATCACAACGGCTCAGGCCGTTCGGTCCGGCGAGTCATGGCAAACGAAGGTACAAGGTATCGCGCTGCCGAACCTTGCTGTGGACTTTCTTCCGTGA
- a CDS encoding PEP-CTERM sorting domain-containing protein yields MKNLWLMFVMAFLVLPGWASATLIGDQVLIEQNRTTLGTFRDDLVTVGAGVELSCPGAFELCEANIPGDSQGSIDIGASSILFNLGSIIAAAFESDIFNGYIFSDLDWTDGPGAITGVSLVTDVDGLIASRISFGSDFVAVNFESLLLDEDDTFFELTLTHSVSVPEPGTLGLLVAGLLGFLAKSLSRRHRS; encoded by the coding sequence ATGAAAAACTTATGGTTGATGTTTGTCATGGCATTCTTGGTGCTGCCCGGCTGGGCGAGCGCAACATTGATTGGTGATCAAGTGCTCATCGAGCAAAACAGGACGACCCTTGGAACGTTTCGGGACGACTTGGTAACCGTGGGCGCTGGCGTCGAGTTGAGCTGCCCCGGCGCCTTCGAGTTGTGCGAAGCCAATATCCCGGGTGACTCACAGGGCTCGATTGATATTGGGGCTTCGTCAATACTGTTTAACCTCGGCAGTATCATTGCTGCAGCGTTCGAAAGTGATATCTTTAACGGATACATTTTCTCGGATCTCGACTGGACCGATGGGCCCGGAGCCATTACCGGCGTCAGTCTTGTCACCGACGTGGACGGGCTGATTGCATCGCGGATCAGCTTTGGCAGCGACTTTGTGGCCGTGAATTTCGAGTCGCTGTTGCTGGATGAAGACGATACCTTCTTCGAACTCACTCTGACCCACTCCGTTTCCGTTCCCGAACCCGGTACCCTGGGGCTGTTGGTAGCCGGTTTGCTAGGCTTCCTCGCGAAAAGTCTGTCCAGAAGGCACCGTTCCTGA
- a CDS encoding MHYT domain-containing protein, with product MTEQYDFTLVAASYVVAVLASYSALYFGAQLASLERIKARVWLLLGALSMGSGVWVMHFVGMQAYVMPMEMSYDLAITVASWLAAVGTSGLALYIIGNKRAGAVHIIIGSLFMGGGIATMHYVGMAAMQMNPGMTYDPLLFAASLIIALGASAVALLICRSLQSVQGFKGIAFQFGAALIMGVAICGMHYTGMAAMIYPENALPAADNLLSGDWLGTPLALVSGALIFVALVVSGTDVKHRRNAAFLAQEQSERIERKALYDATTGLPNRASLANHMVMELARSEPDENAFAVIYLEVANYRDIPGEQAEGAMTAAANEVIKVIDEGSYLARYSPSAFVVVVDNAAHRQHEAMYERLRNLPARTEATSVMLNWRAGQSCFPDSGRNSRMLMRKAMKTSELATLGKPDLAGETDSRAPLGAAFLTEAGGA from the coding sequence ATGACTGAACAATACGATTTCACCTTGGTGGCCGCGTCTTATGTCGTGGCAGTTCTTGCCTCTTACAGCGCGTTATATTTTGGTGCTCAGCTTGCGTCACTCGAGCGGATAAAAGCGCGAGTCTGGCTGCTGCTCGGCGCTTTGTCGATGGGAAGCGGCGTATGGGTAATGCATTTCGTCGGCATGCAGGCCTACGTGATGCCAATGGAAATGAGTTACGACCTTGCCATTACCGTTGCTTCCTGGTTAGCCGCCGTGGGCACCTCGGGCCTCGCCTTGTACATCATTGGTAACAAGCGGGCGGGAGCGGTACACATCATCATCGGCAGCCTCTTTATGGGGGGCGGCATTGCTACCATGCACTATGTCGGTATGGCAGCGATGCAGATGAATCCCGGCATGACCTACGACCCTTTGCTGTTCGCGGCTTCCCTGATAATCGCGCTTGGTGCTTCTGCAGTCGCATTGCTGATTTGCCGTAGCCTGCAGTCGGTTCAGGGATTCAAAGGGATTGCCTTTCAGTTTGGGGCAGCACTGATCATGGGCGTGGCCATCTGTGGTATGCACTACACCGGCATGGCAGCGATGATATATCCCGAGAATGCCCTGCCTGCCGCAGACAACCTGTTGTCAGGTGATTGGTTGGGCACCCCTCTTGCGCTGGTTAGCGGAGCACTTATCTTTGTGGCTCTGGTTGTGTCCGGCACCGACGTCAAACATCGTCGCAACGCAGCGTTTCTGGCTCAGGAACAATCTGAACGTATTGAGCGCAAGGCGCTTTATGATGCGACCACTGGGCTACCAAACCGCGCCAGCCTGGCCAACCACATGGTTATGGAGCTGGCGAGAAGTGAGCCTGATGAAAATGCTTTTGCTGTGATTTATCTGGAGGTCGCCAATTACCGGGATATCCCAGGCGAGCAGGCTGAAGGGGCCATGACAGCGGCCGCCAATGAGGTCATCAAGGTCATTGATGAAGGCAGCTATCTTGCCCGTTATTCACCCAGTGCGTTTGTAGTGGTTGTTGATAACGCTGCCCATCGCCAGCATGAAGCTATGTACGAGCGTCTTCGCAACCTTCCTGCGCGAACTGAAGCAACCAGCGTGATGCTGAACTGGAGAGCCGGCCAGAGTTGTTTTCCGGATTCGGGTCGTAATAGCCGGATGTTGATGAGAAAGGCAATGAAAACGTCAGAATTGGCAACGCTCGGGAAGCCTGATCTTGCAGGCGAGACTGACTCACGGGCGCCTCTCGGGGCCGCCTTTCTGACGGAGGCCGGTGGAGCGTAG
- a CDS encoding DUF2897 family protein yields MPTIGWVFLLGAIALVLGGLFMLRDSGKMPISKEKMKKIQERKAEIEAEESAEDREQW; encoded by the coding sequence ATGCCAACGATAGGCTGGGTCTTTCTTCTGGGTGCCATTGCCCTGGTGCTTGGCGGACTGTTCATGCTGCGTGATAGCGGCAAAATGCCGATATCGAAGGAAAAGATGAAAAAGATCCAGGAGCGCAAGGCGGAAATTGAAGCCGAAGAAAGCGCAGAAGACAGAGAGCAGTGGTGA